Proteins from a genomic interval of Flammeovirgaceae bacterium SG7u.111:
- a CDS encoding PrkA family serine protein kinase encodes MGVLEKIRTNYSTEVNEISVAEYLELCKENHDVYAKPAERILKAIGKPKTIDTRDDPKLSRIFSNKKIKIYPAFKDFFGMETTIEQIVSYFRHSAQGLEEKKQILYLMGPVGGGKSSLAEKIKELIQEYPIYVLKAQNQVSPVFESPLGLFADYRSEMEKEYKIPSRYIPISMSPWANKRLREYHGDVNQFKVVKLYPSVQNQIAISKTEPGDENNQDISTLVGKVDIRKLAEYQQSDPDAYSYTGGLCLANQGVLEFVEMFKAPIKVLNPMLTATQENNYKGTEPIGAIPFDGLILAHSNESEWQKFTTDKKNEAFLDRIYKVQVPYCLRIDEEVKIYEKLIRESSLKEAVCAPKTLELLAQFSVMTRMNEPENSSIFSKLRVYNGETLKETDPNAKSLQEYKDEAGINEGMTGISTRFAFKVLSKVFNYDGEEIAANPVHLLYVLEQEVVRLQLNKDTEDRYLHIIKAILASKYAEFIADEIQKAYIESYSTYGQNIFEKYVIYADYWMQRNDYRDQDSGEVFDRRMLNEELEKIEKPAGIANPKDFRSEVTNFTLRYKASNNGKMPRWDAYEKIKNVIEKKIFTNTEDLLPVISFTAKTNKDDEKKHMDFIRRMTERGYTKRQIRILVDWFMRVRKTMS; translated from the coding sequence ATGGGTGTACTTGAAAAAATTAGAACAAATTACAGCACGGAGGTCAATGAAATTTCAGTAGCAGAATACTTGGAACTCTGCAAAGAGAACCATGATGTTTATGCAAAACCAGCTGAAAGGATTCTGAAGGCTATTGGCAAGCCTAAAACAATAGATACTAGAGATGACCCCAAGCTGAGCCGTATCTTTTCCAATAAAAAAATAAAAATATACCCTGCTTTCAAGGACTTCTTTGGTATGGAAACAACCATAGAGCAGATTGTTTCTTACTTCCGCCACTCAGCACAAGGCTTGGAAGAAAAGAAACAGATCCTTTACCTCATGGGTCCTGTTGGTGGTGGTAAAAGTTCGTTGGCAGAAAAAATAAAAGAACTAATTCAAGAGTATCCAATCTATGTACTAAAAGCTCAAAATCAGGTCAGTCCTGTTTTTGAAAGCCCACTAGGGTTATTTGCTGACTACCGCTCCGAAATGGAGAAAGAATATAAAATACCATCGAGATACATTCCTATAAGCATGAGCCCTTGGGCCAACAAGCGGCTGAGGGAATACCACGGCGATGTTAACCAGTTTAAAGTTGTAAAACTCTATCCATCTGTTCAAAACCAAATTGCCATTTCGAAAACCGAGCCTGGCGACGAAAACAACCAAGACATTTCAACTTTGGTGGGTAAAGTAGATATAAGAAAGCTTGCCGAATACCAACAAAGTGACCCTGATGCATATTCTTACACGGGAGGGCTTTGCCTTGCCAACCAGGGCGTATTGGAGTTTGTAGAGATGTTCAAAGCTCCTATAAAAGTATTGAACCCGATGCTGACCGCCACGCAGGAAAACAACTACAAAGGAACGGAGCCTATTGGCGCTATCCCATTCGATGGGCTTATCCTTGCTCACTCTAATGAATCGGAATGGCAGAAGTTTACCACGGACAAGAAAAATGAGGCTTTTCTAGACAGGATATATAAGGTACAAGTCCCTTACTGCCTACGTATAGACGAAGAGGTGAAAATCTATGAAAAACTGATAAGAGAAAGTTCTTTAAAAGAAGCGGTTTGTGCCCCAAAAACGCTAGAACTACTTGCCCAATTCTCGGTGATGACCCGTATGAACGAGCCTGAAAACTCTAGCATTTTCTCAAAACTGAGAGTATATAACGGGGAAACGCTCAAAGAAACCGACCCAAATGCAAAGTCTTTACAAGAGTATAAAGATGAGGCTGGAATTAACGAGGGAATGACGGGGATCTCTACCCGGTTTGCCTTTAAAGTGCTTTCCAAAGTATTTAATTACGATGGTGAGGAAATAGCTGCAAACCCAGTTCATTTGCTTTATGTATTGGAGCAAGAGGTAGTTCGCTTACAACTAAATAAGGATACTGAAGATCGTTACTTGCATATTATAAAAGCAATTTTGGCTAGCAAATATGCAGAGTTCATCGCCGATGAAATCCAAAAGGCTTACATAGAATCGTATAGCACTTATGGGCAAAACATTTTTGAAAAATATGTGATCTACGCCGACTACTGGATGCAGCGCAACGACTACCGCGACCAAGATTCGGGAGAGGTATTTGACAGGCGAATGCTCAACGAGGAGTTGGAGAAAATAGAAAAACCTGCTGGTATTGCCAACCCAAAAGATTTTAGGTCGGAAGTAACCAACTTTACCTTGCGCTACAAGGCTTCAAACAATGGTAAAATGCCTCGCTGGGATGCATATGAGAAAATCAAAAATGTGATAGAGAAAAAAATCTTCACCAATACCGAAGACTTACTCCCTGTTATTTCCTTCACGGCAAAAACTAACAAGGATGACGAGAAGAAACACATGGATTTTATAAGAAGAATGACCGAGAGAGGATACACCAAGCGCCAAATTAGGATTTTGGTAGACTGGTTTATGAGGGTAAGAAAGACAATGTCCTAA
- a CDS encoding YeaH/YhbH family protein, with product MSTIIDKRKNTKGKSLNNRQKFLKRVEGQIKRALPEIISKESIRDSNGGGNVKVPVKGIREPRFSHNPQSGKRDVVRPGNDRFVEGDKIPKPEGGGKGSGRGKGSNSPEITEDEFFVELSREEFLAYFFDDMELPNMVKKHMESTENFKNKRAGFVKYGVPSRLNVKSSYEQSLARQISLTGAYKAQISRLKKLLTEAKSETEKAKLEEKIEKTERMMLTIPFFEDVDLRYNNFEQVPLPTTSAVMFCIMDVSASMGYHEKDIAKRFFTLLYLFLTKQYSNVEIVFIRHHTMAKEVDEEEFFNSRESGGTVVAPSLELMHEIIKDRFPTDQWNIYCCQATDGDVWSERDAVDCYKILNDNILPIIQYMAYIEINDHEMDGALWQAYSALQNGQSFFMRNIFDVNQIWPVFKGLFRKNKIEA from the coding sequence ATGAGCACAATCATAGATAAAAGGAAGAATACAAAGGGTAAATCCCTCAACAATCGGCAGAAATTTTTGAAACGAGTGGAGGGGCAAATAAAGCGTGCCCTACCCGAAATTATTAGTAAAGAATCTATAAGAGACAGCAATGGCGGTGGCAATGTAAAAGTACCTGTGAAAGGTATTAGAGAACCTCGGTTTTCCCACAATCCGCAGTCGGGAAAACGAGATGTAGTTCGTCCAGGCAACGACCGGTTTGTAGAAGGAGATAAAATTCCCAAACCCGAAGGAGGAGGAAAAGGAAGCGGCAGAGGCAAGGGTTCAAACAGTCCAGAAATAACCGAAGATGAATTTTTCGTAGAGCTTTCTAGAGAAGAATTCCTCGCCTACTTTTTTGATGATATGGAGCTACCAAACATGGTGAAAAAACACATGGAAAGTACCGAAAACTTCAAAAACAAGCGTGCTGGTTTTGTAAAATACGGAGTTCCCTCAAGGCTAAATGTAAAATCGAGTTACGAACAATCATTAGCAAGACAAATATCACTTACCGGGGCCTACAAAGCACAAATAAGCAGGCTTAAAAAACTTCTGACCGAGGCAAAATCAGAAACCGAAAAGGCTAAGCTTGAGGAAAAAATAGAGAAAACGGAGCGCATGATGCTCACTATTCCATTTTTTGAGGATGTCGATTTGCGCTACAACAATTTCGAGCAAGTTCCTTTGCCAACAACTTCAGCAGTAATGTTTTGTATTATGGACGTTTCAGCTTCCATGGGCTATCATGAAAAAGACATTGCGAAGCGTTTTTTCACCCTGCTTTACCTTTTCCTCACAAAGCAATACTCCAATGTGGAGATCGTATTCATCCGCCATCATACCATGGCAAAAGAAGTAGATGAAGAAGAGTTTTTTAACTCGAGGGAAAGTGGTGGAACTGTGGTAGCCCCTTCGCTAGAGCTGATGCACGAGATCATAAAAGACCGCTTCCCAACCGACCAGTGGAATATCTATTGCTGCCAAGCCACCGATGGAGACGTCTGGTCGGAAAGAGATGCCGTTGATTGTTACAAAATTTTGAACGACAATATCCTTCCCATCATCCAATACATGGCCTATATTGAAATAAACGATCATGAAATGGATGGTGCTTTGTGGCAAGCTTACAGCGCACTACAAAACGGCCAAAGCTTTTTCATGAGAAATATATTTGACGTGAATCAAATATGGCCTGTGTTCAAAGGCCTGTTCAGGAAAAACAAGATAGAAGCATAA
- a CDS encoding SpoVR family protein — protein sequence MPLKNKEVYKKMFSKPTWDFHTLEAANELTEYIGKDVFGLDIYPNQIEIVTSEQMLDAYSLVGLPTSYPHWKFGKDFVINQNSYSKGQQALSYEMVINSDPCISYNMENNTTCMMVLVIAHACQGHNAFFKNNYMFKDWTSADSIIDYMVFARDYVIRCEEEFGWEEVEAVLDAAHAFMNHGVDKYRKPQKLSAREEEARLKSLTEAKRENYNELWKTIPQNQFEQKRSRKNRNKFPEEPEENILYFIEKNAPTMPVWKRELIRIVRKVAQYFYPQGMTKVMNEGYATFMHYHIINYMFDEGYVDDGFMLEFLHSHSSVLFQPEYNSKYFSGLNPYTLGYNIFTDIKRICQNPTPEDKEWFPNLAGKGWLEQVHYAMENFRDDSFILQYLSPKVIRDMRLFILADDDKENEYTIKAIHNERGYSKVRETLSNQYRRAFYVPDIQVEKVDLHESSMLHLVHLISDDKKLDKREAQETLEHIRYLWGFPVSLVSKNKLGVNEETFSVD from the coding sequence ATGCCGCTTAAAAATAAAGAAGTATATAAAAAAATGTTTTCCAAGCCTACCTGGGATTTCCATACGCTCGAAGCTGCCAATGAGCTTACAGAGTATATTGGAAAAGATGTTTTTGGCTTGGATATTTACCCCAACCAAATAGAAATAGTCACTTCTGAGCAAATGCTCGACGCCTATTCTTTGGTAGGTTTGCCGACCTCCTACCCTCACTGGAAGTTTGGAAAAGATTTCGTGATCAACCAGAACAGTTACAGCAAGGGCCAACAAGCACTTTCCTACGAAATGGTGATCAATTCCGATCCTTGCATTAGCTACAACATGGAAAACAATACTACCTGTATGATGGTGTTGGTAATTGCCCATGCTTGCCAAGGCCACAATGCTTTTTTCAAGAACAATTACATGTTCAAGGATTGGACTTCAGCTGATTCTATCATCGATTATATGGTGTTTGCCCGCGACTATGTGATTCGGTGCGAAGAAGAATTTGGGTGGGAAGAAGTGGAAGCTGTTCTTGATGCGGCCCATGCTTTCATGAACCATGGCGTGGACAAATACCGCAAACCACAAAAGCTTTCCGCAAGGGAAGAAGAGGCAAGGCTCAAATCCCTCACCGAGGCTAAAAGAGAAAATTATAACGAGCTTTGGAAAACTATTCCCCAAAACCAGTTTGAACAAAAAAGGTCGAGAAAAAATAGGAATAAATTCCCCGAAGAACCAGAGGAAAACATCCTTTATTTCATTGAAAAAAATGCCCCAACCATGCCTGTTTGGAAAAGGGAGTTGATCAGAATAGTAAGGAAGGTTGCCCAATATTTCTACCCACAAGGCATGACCAAGGTAATGAATGAGGGCTATGCTACTTTTATGCACTACCACATCATCAATTATATGTTCGACGAAGGTTACGTGGACGATGGTTTCATGTTGGAGTTTTTGCACAGCCATAGTTCCGTACTTTTCCAACCCGAATACAACAGCAAATACTTTTCGGGCTTAAACCCTTATACACTAGGCTACAATATTTTCACCGATATCAAACGTATTTGCCAGAATCCAACTCCTGAGGACAAAGAATGGTTTCCAAATCTAGCTGGGAAAGGCTGGCTGGAACAAGTGCATTATGCTATGGAAAACTTCCGAGACGATAGTTTTATCCTCCAATACCTCTCTCCAAAAGTGATTCGAGATATGCGCTTATTTATTCTTGCGGATGACGACAAAGAAAATGAATACACCATTAAAGCAATTCATAATGAACGTGGCTACTCAAAAGTGAGGGAAACGCTCAGCAACCAGTACCGCAGGGCATTTTATGTTCCCGATATCCAAGTAGAAAAGGTAGACCTTCACGAGTCAAGTATGCTCCACCTTGTTCACTTAATTTCAGATGATAAAAAACTGGATAAACGGGAAGCACAAGAAACCCTTGAGCACATCCGATATCTTTGGGGATTTCCAGTATCTCTTGTTTCCAAAAATAAGCTTGGCGTAAATGAAGAAACTTTCAGTGTAGATTAA
- a CDS encoding ATP-binding protein, translating to MKLSKFTYLILSAVSLLLAVALRAYYLSEPNYELYVKRVTENFELETVLANNQIFELQNVVKKKGEQVNFSDFYDVNAPFPAFVFKNEELIFWSDNSINIPLKWANANFIDKSEAYNNSIYYVTRSRFTNGYQIVVVIPLKRSFSIENQYFTSHLNKDIFPEESVEIVLSKEIGEPIYNSMGRYAFSLDFPEEFSYYSDKQIVVLMFIIISIVFLFLFIRKAIHYLLQRNKSLQAFSILLGFVVGLRTLMLTFKLPHSIIDTAIFDPDLFSSSFISPSLGDMLLNMILLAMLLGFVATHLSKLINLKRLESVPRLHKKVLSFMLIVLTYVTIYALYQIYHDVYVRSGVSLDITTDFHFPTVKIIAYIIFIIMVLIYFTVCNLAARLLNRLGFTLYATTVVFVAGSLFYYLITMFLDSQNIVIFNVNAIYFAAITYLSFPQSLRSTNYKTFVYLFTCSAACAIVGSYAVYRGGQEIVKKNKSEYASLLSEEHDSFAEFKLNEINAKVGNDPIIKNRFIGTEFSEDEIKRKIKFYIPNYFDKYDLNIRLFQSSGEEYGNTNISYNTLIKIYNKESYRTDSEQIFFISEVATGKNRYLSTIPLKRNGEELGFIVLDFTLKKNVPNSIYPPFLDDEFASLNKYNEFSYAVYQNERLAFSSGEFNYDNNFLELFKHEKGFLQSELETKDHDHLRRLGENNNKNVIVTSEKYPLGRIYSNFSFLFLMLIFIMMFMILAINYSPKERKENINFATRIQLYLNLAFFLPLVFVSVITVSILTSSNQSETQSYYLEKAISVSQNITDDFNEFIDQSTEANALNEVIARISKFAQSDINIFDNSGKLLVASQEYIFDNDLQARLANPDAIINIIENNQAKLMANESLGDLRYNSAYVGIRSPDSREILGIVGIPFFGSKYKFDQQIIDLLTTIMNVFTASFGFLLLLSYLSVRSLINPLVMVTQKIKKISLSNRNESIDYYSNDEIGLLIGEYNKMLVKLEESKSALAKSQKESAWREVAKQVAHEIKNPLTPMRLSLQQLERVLPEENERSRRAIAMLLNQIETLNDITTSFSNFAQMPVPSEEKFEISSVLNQTITLYDGKELVIKKEIPKGEFYVNGDPQLMSRIFTNLILNGIQAVPPEKDPELRIRLRTYDPNRVLMEFEDNGLGIPELIQNKIFIQNFSTKSNGSGIGLAIAKRGIEHSGGNIWFETKKGEGTVFYIEMPLHSN from the coding sequence TTGAAACTTTCCAAGTTTACATATCTCATACTATCAGCAGTATCTCTCCTTTTGGCTGTGGCGCTAAGGGCTTACTACCTCAGCGAGCCTAATTATGAGCTTTATGTAAAGCGGGTAACCGAAAATTTTGAGTTGGAAACAGTGTTAGCCAATAATCAGATTTTTGAGCTTCAAAACGTAGTCAAAAAAAAAGGCGAGCAAGTAAATTTTAGTGATTTTTATGATGTGAATGCCCCTTTTCCCGCATTTGTTTTTAAAAATGAAGAACTGATTTTTTGGTCGGACAATAGCATCAATATCCCTCTTAAATGGGCAAATGCCAACTTTATAGATAAGAGTGAGGCATATAATAATTCCATTTATTATGTCACGCGTTCCCGTTTTACAAACGGCTATCAGATTGTGGTAGTTATTCCTCTGAAGCGGTCATTTTCTATAGAAAACCAATATTTTACATCACATCTCAATAAAGATATTTTCCCTGAGGAATCTGTGGAAATTGTATTGTCCAAAGAAATAGGGGAACCTATATATAATTCGATGGGTCGCTATGCTTTTTCCCTTGACTTTCCAGAAGAATTCAGCTACTATTCTGACAAACAAATAGTAGTGCTAATGTTTATCATCATCTCTATTGTTTTCTTGTTCCTTTTTATTCGAAAAGCCATTCATTACCTGCTTCAGAGAAATAAATCGTTACAAGCCTTTAGTATCTTGCTGGGTTTTGTAGTGGGGCTAAGGACACTTATGCTAACATTTAAGCTGCCCCATTCAATTATTGACACTGCTATTTTTGATCCAGATCTTTTTAGCTCCTCATTTATTTCACCGAGTTTGGGCGATATGCTGCTGAACATGATTCTTCTAGCTATGTTGCTAGGTTTTGTAGCTACGCATCTGTCCAAACTAATAAATTTGAAACGCTTGGAATCTGTTCCAAGGCTTCATAAAAAAGTACTGTCTTTCATGTTGATCGTGCTTACCTATGTGACCATTTATGCACTTTATCAGATATACCACGATGTATATGTAAGGTCTGGAGTGTCCTTGGATATCACTACCGACTTCCATTTTCCTACAGTGAAGATTATTGCCTATATAATATTTATTATCATGGTTTTGATCTACTTTACTGTGTGTAATTTGGCGGCAAGGCTGTTGAATAGGCTAGGGTTTACGCTTTATGCAACTACGGTCGTCTTTGTGGCGGGCAGTTTGTTCTATTATCTTATCACCATGTTTCTTGATAGCCAGAATATAGTGATTTTCAATGTCAACGCTATCTATTTCGCAGCTATCACTTATTTGTCGTTTCCCCAATCACTCCGCTCTACCAACTACAAGACTTTTGTGTATTTATTTACCTGTTCGGCAGCTTGCGCAATAGTTGGCTCTTATGCAGTATATAGAGGTGGGCAAGAGATAGTGAAAAAAAATAAAAGTGAATATGCGTCCCTGCTATCGGAGGAACATGACAGTTTTGCTGAGTTTAAACTAAACGAAATTAATGCGAAGGTAGGTAATGACCCTATTATTAAAAATAGGTTTATAGGGACTGAGTTTTCAGAGGATGAGATCAAAAGAAAGATCAAGTTTTATATACCGAATTACTTTGATAAGTATGATTTGAACATTCGTCTATTTCAAAGTTCAGGAGAAGAATATGGCAATACGAATATCTCATACAATACATTAATAAAAATTTACAATAAAGAATCATACAGAACTGACTCTGAGCAAATCTTTTTCATAAGTGAAGTAGCAACAGGAAAAAACCGTTATCTCAGTACCATCCCACTGAAAAGAAATGGAGAGGAATTGGGTTTCATCGTTTTGGATTTTACTCTCAAAAAAAATGTTCCCAACAGTATTTATCCGCCTTTTTTGGACGATGAATTTGCTTCGCTGAACAAATACAATGAGTTTAGCTACGCTGTTTATCAGAATGAAAGATTAGCGTTTAGTTCAGGGGAATTTAATTACGATAATAACTTTTTAGAGTTGTTTAAGCATGAAAAGGGGTTCTTGCAGTCTGAATTGGAAACGAAAGATCATGATCACCTCAGGCGATTGGGCGAAAATAACAATAAAAATGTCATAGTTACCTCTGAAAAATATCCACTTGGACGTATCTATTCTAACTTTTCGTTCTTGTTTTTGATGCTAATCTTCATCATGATGTTCATGATTTTAGCTATCAATTATTCACCGAAAGAGCGTAAGGAAAATATCAATTTTGCTACTAGGATTCAGCTTTACCTTAACCTTGCTTTTTTCTTGCCACTAGTATTTGTGAGTGTGATTACGGTGAGTATTCTTACATCAAGTAACCAAAGTGAAACTCAAAGTTACTATTTGGAAAAGGCGATTAGTGTAAGTCAAAATATCACGGATGATTTCAATGAGTTTATAGATCAAAGTACAGAAGCAAATGCGCTCAATGAGGTTATAGCACGTATTTCTAAGTTTGCCCAATCTGATATTAACATTTTTGACAACTCGGGAAAACTTTTGGTTGCTAGTCAAGAATATATTTTTGACAACGATTTGCAGGCGAGGTTGGCAAACCCCGATGCTATCATAAATATCATTGAAAATAACCAGGCGAAGCTCATGGCGAACGAATCTTTGGGAGATTTGCGCTACAATTCAGCTTATGTTGGTATCCGTTCTCCAGACTCTAGGGAAATCTTAGGTATTGTAGGTATTCCGTTTTTTGGTTCGAAGTACAAATTTGATCAGCAGATCATCGATTTGCTTACTACCATCATGAATGTATTTACCGCAAGCTTTGGCTTTTTGCTGTTGCTCTCCTATCTTTCCGTTCGTTCCTTGATCAATCCATTGGTGATGGTGACCCAAAAGATCAAGAAGATCAGTCTGAGCAACCGAAATGAATCTATCGATTATTATTCGAATGATGAAATAGGATTGCTGATAGGGGAATACAACAAAATGTTGGTGAAGCTTGAAGAAAGCAAATCAGCTTTGGCAAAAAGCCAGAAAGAATCTGCATGGCGCGAGGTGGCAAAGCAAGTGGCGCATGAAATCAAAAACCCACTTACACCCATGCGTCTTTCACTCCAGCAGTTGGAGAGGGTATTGCCCGAGGAAAACGAGCGTTCGCGTAGGGCTATAGCCATGCTGCTCAATCAAATTGAAACCCTCAACGATATCACTACTTCATTCTCAAATTTTGCCCAAATGCCGGTTCCTAGCGAAGAGAAGTTTGAGATTTCCTCTGTGCTGAACCAGACGATTACGCTTTACGATGGCAAAGAGTTGGTAATTAAAAAGGAGATACCCAAAGGAGAATTTTATGTAAATGGTGACCCTCAATTGATGAGTAGGATTTTTACCAACTTAATCCTTAACGGTATTCAGGCCGTTCCACCAGAGAAAGATCCTGAACTAAGAATCCGCCTCAGAACCTACGATCCCAATAGGGTTTTGATGGAATTTGAGGATAATGGGCTTGGGATTCCAGAGCTTATCCAAAACAAGATTTTCATTCAAAACTTCAGTACCAAATCGAATGGGTCGGGGATAGGTTTGGCCATTGCTAAGCGTGGGATTGAGCACTCGGGAGGAAATATTTGGTTCGAAACCAAAAAGGGCGAAGGAACTGTTTTTTACATAGAGATGCCTTTGCATAGCAATTAA
- a CDS encoding DUF420 domain-containing protein codes for MTVQTSTSNDKKYLWIIGVLSIAVPVLVAILLFLPNRTTPEGGWVYFLPHLHGTINSITAILLVFALYFIKNKQITYHKFCMNISFILGAIFLLSYVIYHASVEPTKYGGEGLMKGVYFFVLLTHIVLSAVVVPLVLLAFYYAWTSKFDRHKKIVKFTYPIWLYVSVTGVITYLMISPYYQY; via the coding sequence ATGACTGTTCAAACTTCAACTTCAAACGATAAAAAGTACTTGTGGATTATCGGTGTGCTATCCATCGCTGTTCCAGTGTTGGTAGCCATATTACTTTTCTTACCGAATAGAACTACTCCCGAAGGAGGGTGGGTATACTTTCTGCCCCATTTGCATGGAACTATTAATTCTATCACAGCTATTTTGTTAGTTTTTGCTCTTTATTTCATCAAGAACAAACAGATCACCTACCACAAGTTTTGTATGAATATTTCATTTATTCTAGGAGCGATATTTCTACTTTCTTATGTGATTTATCATGCGTCAGTTGAGCCTACCAAATATGGCGGCGAAGGTTTGATGAAAGGGGTATATTTCTTTGTGTTGTTGACGCATATAGTGCTCTCAGCTGTAGTGGTTCCTTTGGTTTTGCTGGCATTCTATTATGCATGGACAAGTAAGTTCGATCGCCATAAAAAAATAGTCAAGTTCACTTACCCTATCTGGTTATATGTCTCTGTTACGGGAGTGATAACTTACCTGATGATCAGTCCATATTATCAGTATTAG
- a CDS encoding SCO family protein, which translates to MAGDNKFELQVYNPQAVNCEPNLIDSVHRIPSFSLLNQGGEKVTEKDLEGKVYVADFFFSRCPNICIEMTSQLLRVQEAFENEQDLMIVSHSVDPEHDQPAVLAEYAKEKGIDSNKWQLLTGDKPAIYELARCGYFITAKPSQTLENDFIHSDHLVLVDKEKRIRGYYSGTDREEVDRLITEIHVLLHEYNQ; encoded by the coding sequence ATGGCTGGAGACAATAAATTTGAGCTGCAGGTTTATAACCCACAAGCTGTTAATTGTGAGCCAAATTTGATAGATAGCGTTCATAGGATTCCCTCTTTCAGTTTGCTTAACCAAGGAGGAGAAAAGGTGACTGAAAAGGATTTAGAAGGGAAAGTTTACGTGGCTGATTTCTTCTTTAGCCGCTGCCCCAATATTTGTATCGAGATGACCTCACAGTTGTTAAGGGTACAGGAGGCTTTTGAAAATGAGCAGGATTTGATGATCGTCTCCCATTCGGTAGACCCCGAGCACGATCAGCCTGCTGTTTTAGCAGAATATGCTAAGGAAAAAGGTATTGACTCGAATAAGTGGCAATTGCTCACAGGAGATAAACCTGCAATTTATGAGTTGGCTCGTTGCGGATATTTCATTACGGCAAAGCCAAGCCAGACCTTGGAAAACGACTTTATCCATAGCGATCACTTAGTTCTTGTTGATAAAGAAAAGAGGATTAGAGGTTATTACAGCGGCACGGACAGGGAAGAGGTGGATAGGTTAATCACTGAAATCCATGTTCTTTTACACGAATACAATCAATAA
- a CDS encoding cytochrome C oxidase subunit IV family protein → MATHDPSMSSDEIRKANQKQILKIALILAIVTGIEFVLAFIWPESVSRFMLNILFIILTLVKAFYIVAEFMHLKGEIKTLAYSVLLPLVFIVWLLVVLWVEGQEMIDPFTI, encoded by the coding sequence ATGGCAACTCACGATCCTAGCATGTCTTCTGACGAGATCAGAAAAGCTAATCAGAAACAAATCTTAAAAATAGCCTTAATATTGGCGATAGTTACGGGTATTGAATTTGTGTTGGCGTTTATATGGCCAGAAAGTGTGAGCAGGTTTATGTTAAATATTTTGTTCATCATTCTTACCCTAGTAAAAGCATTTTATATAGTAGCTGAATTTATGCACTTAAAAGGTGAGATCAAAACACTGGCATATTCAGTATTACTTCCATTGGTATTCATCGTTTGGCTTTTGGTTGTTCTTTGGGTAGAAGGGCAGGAAATGATAGATCCTTTTACTATTTAG